Proteins found in one Arachis stenosperma cultivar V10309 chromosome 8, arast.V10309.gnm1.PFL2, whole genome shotgun sequence genomic segment:
- the LOC130946233 gene encoding cytochrome P450 71A1-like, producing the protein MELVLSSILEKLQHQPNSTISTICFIIISILCILRFTRRNNKFNNLPPSPPKLPLIGNLHQLGTLPHQSLKALSHKYGPLLLLQLGQTQALVVSSADLVEEIVKTHDVAFSNRANTKASKVFFYECKEIGFAPYGEEWRRKRKLCVLELLSTNRVKSFQPIRENEVLMMINSIHEACTKGSSVNLSKIIAATSMNISSRCIFGLKFEASDDGRKSIVEVVRKMMTQLSKLGVGDLFPSLDWVDVLTGFTSRLKVIHAEFDAFLEEIIEEHKRKKRNCDDNNKDFVDVLLQLQERDMLEFELNENTMKALLVDMFVAGSDTVSTTIEWVFAELANNPKTMKKIQEEVRRIVGGKSMIEENDLNEMKYMKCVIKETLRLHPPGPLLIPRETANSVKIKGYHIPKKVTVYINSYAIHRDPKLWDNAEEFIPERFEGNQQVDYKGIGFQLIPFGIGRRACPGVSFAVASLEYVMANLLHLFDWKVPNNNGAFIDMSELSGLTISKKHPLYLEPMPYLIC; encoded by the exons atggAACTTGTTCTATCATCAATTCTAGAGAAATTGCAACATCAACCAAATTCAACCATCTCTACCATATGTTTCATAATCATAAGCATCTTGTGTATTCTTAGGTTCACAAGAAGAAACAACAAGTTCAATAATCTTCCACCATCTCCACCAAAGCTACCATTAATTGGAAACCTTCACCAACTAGGAACACTTCCACACCAATCTTTAAAGGCGCTTTCTCACAAATATGGCCCTCTTTTGTTGCTTCAATTAGGGCAAACTCAAGCCCTAGTTGTCTCTTCAGCAGATCTTGTTGAAGAAATAGTAAAAACACATGATGTTGCTTTCTCTAATAGAGCAAATACTAAAGCTTCAAAGGTATTCTTCTATGAATGCAAGGAGATTGGTTTTGCACCCTATGGAGAGGAATGGAGAAGGAAAAGGAAGTTGTGTGTTCTTGAGCTTCTAAGCACAAATAGG GTAAAGTCGTTTCAACCCATTAGAGAAAATGAAGTATTAATGATGATTAATTCTATACATGAAGCTTGTACAAAAGGATCGTCAGTGAATCTATCTAAGATTATTGCTGCAACATCAATGAACATATCTAGTAGGTGCATTTTCGGGCTAAAGTTCGAAGCAAGTGATGATGGTAGAAAAAGCATTGTGGAAGTTGTGAGGAAGATGATGACACAATTATCAAAACTTGGGGTTGGAGATTTGTTCCCTTCATTGGATTGGGTTGATGTTCTTACAGGTTTCACGTCAAGATTAAAGGTTATTCATGCTGAATTTGATGCGTTCTTAGAAGAGATTATTGAAGAACataagagaaagaagagaaattgtgatgataataataaagaCTTTGTTGATGTACTTCTTCAACTTCAAGAGAGGGACATGCTTGAGTTTGAGCTCAATGAAAATACCATGAAAGCACTCCTTGTG GATATGTTTGTTGCGGGAAGTGACACTGTTTCAACAACTATTGAATGGGTCTTTGCAGAACTTGCTAATAATCCAAAGACCATGAAAAAAATACAAGAAGAGGTAAGAAGAATTGTGGGTGGAAAATCCATGATAGAGGAAAATGACTTAAATGAAATGAAGTACATGAAGTGTGTGATCAAAGAAACTCTTAGATTACATCCACCAGGTCCACTTTTGATTCCAAGAGAAACAGCAAATAGTGTGAAAATAAAAGGGTACCACATTCCCAAAAAAGTAACCGTGTATATAAATTCATATGCAATTCATAGAGACCCTAAATTATGGGACAATGCTGAAGAGTTTATTCCTGAAAGATTTGAAGGTAACCAACAAGTTGATTATAAGGGAATAGGTTTTCAATTGATCCCATTTGGAATTGGGAGAAGGGCTTGTCCCGGAGTTTCATTTGCAGTTGCTTCTCTTGAGTATGTCATGGCTAATCTTCTCCATTTGTTTGATTGGAAGGTTCCTAATAATAATGGTGCATTCATAGATATGAGTGAGTTGAGTGGGTTAACCATTAGCAAAAAACATCCACTTTATTTAGAGCCAATGCCTTACTTAATTTGTTGA
- the LOC130943470 gene encoding cytochrome P450 71A1-like, translating to MELVLSSILEKLQHQPNSTLSTICFIIITILCVLIKFTRRNNKFNKLPPSPPKLPIIGNLHQLGTLPHQSLKALSDKYGPILLLQLGQTKALVVSSADIVEEIVKTHDVAFSNRANTKAAKVFFYQCKEIAFAPYGEEWRNKRKLCVLELLNTNRVKSFHPVRTNEVSTMINSIHEACAKGSSVNLSKLIIVTSSNISYRCIFGLRFETSDDGRKSIAEVVRKMMSQFLKFGVGDLFPSLDWVDVLTGFMSRLKVTFAELDEFLEEVIEEHKRKKRDENNKDFVDILLQLQERDMLEFELNGDTMKALLLDLLVAGSDSISSTIEWAFAELANSPKVMKKVQEEVRRIVGGKSMIEENDLNQMKYMKCVIKETLRLHPPGPFLIPRETANSVEIKGYHIPKKVTVYINSYAIHRDPKLWDNAEEFIPERFEGNQKIDYKGIDSQFIPFGIGRRGCPGMSFGVASLEYVIANLLYWFDWNVPNNNNNSALIDMSEISGLNISKKQPLYLKPIPYQANSFSQTVS from the exons atggaaCTTGTTCTATCATCAATTCTAGAGAAATTGCAACATCAACCAAATTCAACCCTCTCTACCATATGTTTCATAATCATAACCATTTTGTGTGTCCTTATTAAGTTCACAAGAAGAAACAACAAGTTCAATAAACTTCCACCATCTCCACCAAAGCTACCAATAATTGGAAACCTTCATCAACTAGGAACACTTCCACACCAATCCTTAAAAGCACTTTCTGACAAATATGGCCCTATTTTGTTGCTTCAATTAGGGCAAACTAAAGCACTAGTTGTGTCTTCAGCAGATATTGTTGAAGAAATAGTGAAAACACATGATGTTGCTTTCTCCAATAGAGCAAACACTAAAGCTGCCAAGGTTTTCTTCTATCAATGCAAGGAGATTGCTTTTGCACCCTATGGAGAGGAATGGAGAAACAAAAGGAAGCTCTGTGTTCTTGAGCTTCTAAACACAAATAGG GTGAAGTCCTTTCATCCCGTTAGAACAAATGAagtatcaacaatgattaacTCCATACATGAAGCTTGTGCAAAAGGGTCATCAGTGAATCTTTCTAAGCTGATTATTGTAACCTCAAGCAACATATCTTATAGGTGCATTTTCGGGCTAAGGTTCGAAACTAGTGATGATGGTCGGAAAAGCATTGCCGAGGTTGTGAGGAAGATGATGtcacaatttttaaaatttggggTTGGAGATTTGTTCCCTTCATTGGATTGGGTTGATGTTCTTACAGGTTTCATGTCAAGATTAAAGGTTACTTTTGCTGAATTAGATGAGTTCTTAGAAGAAGTCATTGAAGAGcataagagaaagaaaagagatgAGAATAATAAAGACTTTGTTGATATACTTCTTCAACTTCAAGAGAGGGACATGCTTGAGTTTGAGCTCAATGGAGATACCATGAAAGCACTCCTCTTG GACCTGTTAGTTGCAGGAAGTGACAGTATTTCATCAACTATTGAATGGGCCTTTGCAGAACTTGCTAACAGTCCAAAGGTCATGAAGAAAGTACAAGAAGAGGTAAGAAGAATTGTGGGTGGAAAATCCATGATAGAGGAAAATGATCTAAATCAAATGAAGTACATGAAGTGTGTAATTAAAGAAACTCTTAGATTACATCCACCAGGTCCATTTTTAATTCCAAGAGAGACAGCAAATAGTGTGGAAATAAAAGGGTATCACATTCCCAAAAAAGTAACAGTATATATAAATTCATATGCAATTCATAGAGATCCTAAATTATGGGACAATGCTGAAGAGTTTATTCCTGAAAGATTTGAAGGTAACCAAAAAATTGATTACAAGGGGATAGATTCTCAATTTATTCCATTTGGTATTGGGAGAAGGGGTTGTCCTGGAATGTCATTTGGAGTTGCTTCTCTTGAGTATGTGATTGCTAATCTTCTTTATTGGTTTGATTGGAATgttcctaataataataataatagtgcATTGATAGATATGAGTGAGATAAGTGGGTTGAACATTAGCAAGAAACAACCACTTTATTTGAAGCCAATACCTTACCAAGCAAATTCTTTCTCTCAGACTGTATCATGA